In Boudabousia tangfeifanii, the DNA window GTTGTGACTCTAATTGACCTGCTAAGGAAATATGCGCTTCGAGTAAGAAACAAGATAGCTTTTTGAGTTGAAAAAGTGGCGCAAGTTCGATCGCTTTACTTACGCTATCGCCGTAAGCGCGAACTAGACCACCGGTTCCCAGCAGAGTGCCACCAAAATATCGGGTACAAACTGCGGTGACATTCACTAGTTCGTGGCCTACTAGGACCTCCAACATGGGCTTTCCAGCGGTTTGGCTTGGTTCGCCATCGTCGTTGGATCTAAGAATATTATTAGGATCACCGTGGATTACAAATGCGGTGCAGTGGTGCCGTGCATCAGGAAACTCTTTGCGAATTGAATCGATGAAATCACGGGCATCGTCTTCCGTTTCAGTCCTAAGCATTGAAGTGATAAATCTTGAGCGTTTAACCTCAATCTCGTTTCGGATTAGCTTTTTGGCAGGAAGAATTAGCATAATCACTAGTGTGACAAAAAGGGCGATATTTGGCATACCGAAAACTTTTTGGGGAGCCGATAAAATGACCGATGCTTATGCGAATAAGGTGAAAACGTATTTATGGCAACTCGTTTTTAGCTATGGTAGAATATTCAAGTTGCCTAGCGATTGATGTCACAGGTAAAAATTGGGCTTTTGGCTGGATTTTTTCCTCATAAAGTGGCACAGTATTCGTTGGTAACTTTTTAACTATCGATTCAAAGGAAGGAGCGGCAGGGCTCATGGCAGTACCAAAGCGTAAAATGTCCCGCAGCAACACCCGCTCTCGCCGGTCCCAGTGGAAGGCCCAGCTAACTGAGCTGGTTAATGTCCGCGTTGATGGCCGCGAGGTTGCGATTCCGCGTCGCCTAACAAAGGCATACAAGACCGGTTTGGTTGAGGTCGAAGACTGAAATTTGGACTTCGAAAAAGAGGCTCGCTCATGCGGGCCTCTTTTTGTATCTATTTTTATGTTGAAGTTTGATGTTTAAAGGCCCACTTTTGTTCGAAACAAGAGTGGGCCTTACCAACGAAGAACAGTTAGTTGTTAGTTTTTCGGGAAGATATCTGGTGCGATCTGCTCCAAACGTTCTTGGGCAATCTTTCCCATTGATTCAGCGTAATGGATAGTTAGATGCTGTTCGTCGAAGTAAACGAATGAGTTACCAATGATGCCAGGGCAAATCTTGCCTGGGCATTGTAGGTCACTTAAATCGAGCGACTTAAAGTTTGGCAATTCAGCTAGTTTTCCAAGCGGAATCTGGTCTGCGTATATCTTCGATCTTTCAACGAAACATCCACCGATAGGTACTGGATGATCTTTGTTTTGAGGATCCCATGAGTTCGAACAATCATACATGTTGTATGGGAATCTAGGAGTGTCCCTAAAACCGATAAGCTTGATGCCGTGGTCTGTAAGATCCTTGGCATAAGGGTAGAAAGAGTCGCGAGCAACTTCTACCTCACCGCTGCGGGTAGCTGTACTCTTCGTGATTACTGCTTCAGGTTTGATACGAAGAATAAACTGATGAACTTCTTTTTGCCATACTTGGCAATATTCTTCCTCGGTCCCTTTAACCGGTTCATATTTACATCCACCCTTGTACGCAAGAATCACGTTCTTGTTGTGGTTCTTTAGTGCTTGGATGACTGCAGGAGCAAACTGTTGCGTGTGGGAGCTACCCACCAGCATTACCGTTGGTCGACTAGGGTCGAATGGAAGCATGAAGCATTGATCTTGAATACCAGAATAGGTTGGACCGAAACCGGCACACTTATCAGGTAGGCTGAACCACTTCTTTCCCTCGGCGACTTGCAGGGGAGTTGGAATTGGCGGTTCTGAAATTTCACCTGCGACTATGCCGTCGTAAATTGCTTGGGCGCCTGGGTGGTTCTTAAGACCTTCAGACTGTGCGTTTAGATCAGATAGCTTGCGCTCGGTCACCTGGTTTAAACCAAAGACTCCAAGTAGACCGGTAGCAAGAGAAACTACTACAACGATGACTTTATTTCGGAGATTAGCATTAGCCCAAGACCAGTATCGAAGCGGTGTATCGAGTGTATTTGTAGTCAAAAGAGCCAGTGCAACTGAGATAACAAGGATGGTGATCCCTTCGGTGAGAGATAGGTGTTCCTTGTTGGTTGTACCAAGATAGATTGCCATGATTGGCCAGTGAATCAGATATAGCGCATAGGAGATATCCCCAAGGGCTACTAAAGGCCGGATAGAGAGAAAACGTTTGACGGAGTATTTCGTAATCGTACGATTACCACTTCTTGAAGGAATCTCAGAGGTGCCTGCTAGGATCGAAGCAGTTGCCAACATAGGAAATAGTGCTGCATGTCCAGGGTAACGACCGATTGACACTAGGCTGAAAAGAATGAGGGTGCCAAGACCGAGCCAAGTGGCTACAACTCGCAAGATAGGGGAGAGCTTTAATCGAGGAGTTAGGATAGCAATTAGCGATCCGAGGGCGAATTCCCAAAGTCTAGAACGCGTGTCAAAGTAAATGTTAGCTGGCTGCGGGTAGCGGTTTATCATCATCCATGTAAAGGATAGGGCGAAGATTCCGCCCATCGTGATAGCCGCAACTAATCGATGGTTTAACTGCTTTCGTTGGCAAAAACGACCTAAAAGTATCAGAATCAGAGGCCACAAAATGAAGACTTGACCCTGCATAGACATCGACCACAAATGCAAAAGTGGGCTAATGCGCGAAGAATCAACGGCATAGTAATCCACGGACTGCCATGCAAGTAGCCAGTTTTGAAAATAAAGAATTGAGGCAAAAGCTTCTTTAATGATCTGAGGCCAACGAATTGGTGGCAAGAAGGCGATCGAAAAAGCAACTGTCAAAATAACAGTGACGACTAGCGGGGGGAGTAAGCGTTTAAAGAGTTGTGCCCAACGGTTGAGGATGCTTTGACGTTTCCCCTTTTCATTTCTTTTGACAATTGAGTTTGTCAAAAGATATGCCGAAATCATAATGAAGGCATCAACCCCGATGGGAGAGCCAATATGCCATGCGTGGTACAAGAGCACTTGGATCATGCAGATGGCGCGAAGCCCTTGGATCTCAAGTCGGTAGAGAGGTTTTGAATGAGGAGATGTGCTAACTACATCAGCTCGGGGTATTGACATGTTGTCACCAACCTAAAATTGAAGGCTACATGGTGCCCCGAGGGGCCAAATAAATGGTCGGGCTGACAGGATTTGAACCTGCGACATCCTGCTCCCAAAGCAGGCGCGCTACCAAGCTGCGCTACAGCCCGAAACTCAAGACTTGCCTGAGCCGAGATATAACTATACGTGACTTTTTGGGTGGGCGCATCTTGAAAACAGAAATGTGTGGTAGGTTACTAGATTTATGGGGGTGAACCGCGAAATTTAGCCGTTTTTATTTTAGAGTTGCCCCAAGAGCGGACTCTGGTTTAATATTTAACCTGTTGTTTTCCTCCATAGAGGAAAGCGCGGGCGTAGCTTAATGGTAAAGCCTCTGCCTTCCAAGCAGATTACGCGGGTTCGATTCCCGTCGCCCGCTCGAGCTAAAGGGTTCAGTTTCCTTCAAGGAAACTGAGCCCTTTTTTATAGTTAGTAGTTCATATGTATGCGGTACGAAAAACAAAGGCTCGTCGTTAAAGGTAAACAACTTTCCCGTTTAAGAAAATGCTTTTGGAGTGAGCTGTGAAGTTTTGAATGCTCACATCTTTTCGGATCGAGGACGTGTGGGTTTTCAGAGGGGTATTTGTGCGTTTATATAGCCTTCTGGGGGTGCACAGTAGTAGCTATGCACCCCCAGAAGGTAATTGAAAACTTAAGTGTTGGCTGGCTTAAACTACAACAGCTAATCGAGGATCGTGTCTAAGACCGCCAACGCTGCCTTTAATCCGGTGTTGTTATTGTCGTCAAGGCCTGGGTCGAACTCTACAAAATCACCAGATTTTAATGGCAAAGCTTCCTTTAATCGAGTTACAAACTCTAAGGCCTGGGGGAGTGGCACCCCATCAGGAACATCGGTAAAGACGGAAGGAGCAAAGCTAGGATCCACACCGTCTAAGTCAAAACTTAAGTGAAGTCTAGTTGCTTTGCTCTTTTCGAACTCTGTGACGATTTGTTCCACAACTACTTTTGGCCACTCATCTCCCAGTTGTTTTAGCGCAGACATAGGGTGGTTTGGAATGCTGTGCTGTTCAACTACATTTTGTTCGAAATCGTCCACGGAACGAATCCCTACATAATGCAGAGCTGAGGGGTCGAGATATTGTTCTTTTTGGTAAAAGCTTGGAAAAATATCCTGATCGTAGCCAATCGCTACAGCTAAAGGAATACCATGAACATTACCCGAGAGCGTACCCTTTGCAGTGTTGATATCG includes these proteins:
- a CDS encoding YigZ family protein, whose amino-acid sequence is MPNIALFVTLVIMLILPAKKLIRNEIEVKRSRFITSMLRTETEDDARDFIDSIRKEFPDARHHCTAFVIHGDPNNILRSNDDGEPSQTAGKPMLEVLVGHELVNVTAVCTRYFGGTLLGTGGLVRAYGDSVSKAIELAPLFQLKKLSCFLLEAHISLAGQLESQLRSHEIIEVIDTEYTSRSITLKLACPPSEETLLEPFIANLTKGAYQLQKIGVKYQEVKR
- the rpmF gene encoding 50S ribosomal protein L32, which encodes MAVPKRKMSRSNTRSRRSQWKAQLTELVNVRVDGREVAIPRRLTKAYKTGLVEVED
- a CDS encoding acyltransferase family protein, whose product is MSIPRADVVSTSPHSKPLYRLEIQGLRAICMIQVLLYHAWHIGSPIGVDAFIMISAYLLTNSIVKRNEKGKRQSILNRWAQLFKRLLPPLVVTVILTVAFSIAFLPPIRWPQIIKEAFASILYFQNWLLAWQSVDYYAVDSSRISPLLHLWSMSMQGQVFILWPLILILLGRFCQRKQLNHRLVAAITMGGIFALSFTWMMINRYPQPANIYFDTRSRLWEFALGSLIAILTPRLKLSPILRVVATWLGLGTLILFSLVSIGRYPGHAALFPMLATASILAGTSEIPSRSGNRTITKYSVKRFLSIRPLVALGDISYALYLIHWPIMAIYLGTTNKEHLSLTEGITILVISVALALLTTNTLDTPLRYWSWANANLRNKVIVVVVSLATGLLGVFGLNQVTERKLSDLNAQSEGLKNHPGAQAIYDGIVAGEISEPPIPTPLQVAEGKKWFSLPDKCAGFGPTYSGIQDQCFMLPFDPSRPTVMLVGSSHTQQFAPAVIQALKNHNKNVILAYKGGCKYEPVKGTEEEYCQVWQKEVHQFILRIKPEAVITKSTATRSGEVEVARDSFYPYAKDLTDHGIKLIGFRDTPRFPYNMYDCSNSWDPQNKDHPVPIGGCFVERSKIYADQIPLGKLAELPNFKSLDLSDLQCPGKICPGIIGNSFVYFDEQHLTIHYAESMGKIAQERLEQIAPDIFPKN
- a CDS encoding arginase family protein is translated as MSFINSNLDLISTQMRLGTGRLGDSGSFPRLVESGLLEKLENKGFSLTCHEVNTPPVTESEIYASHDHLKYLAPIMEVDKALEQEVYSSLQKGHLPFTIGGDHALAIGTLSGLLNYCQENNEKPFVVWFDAHTDINTAKGTLSGNVHGIPLAVAIGYDQDIFPSFYQKEQYLDPSALHYVGIRSVDDFEQNVVEQHSIPNHPMSALKQLGDEWPKVVVEQIVTEFEKSKATRLHLSFDLDGVDPSFAPSVFTDVPDGVPLPQALEFVTRLKEALPLKSGDFVEFDPGLDDNNNTGLKAALAVLDTILD